In Paenibacillus kyungheensis, the following are encoded in one genomic region:
- the fabF gene encoding beta-ketoacyl-ACP synthase II: MERVVITGMGIVSPLGNDVDTFWGNLVNGQSGIGAIDAFDTSRQKAKIAGIVRDFDGNALFGRKEVRRMDRFVQFAIAAAEQAVSHSGLNLEESDRERIGVYVGSGTGGIQSLLDQDHILIERGPERVSPTLVPMMIANSAAAMISIRLGTWGPTLSPVTACSIGNTAIGEAMRMIAYGDADVIIAGGAEAAINEVALASFGNATALSTRNDDPTAASRPFDQSRDGFVMAEGAGIVILESLSHASARQATIYAEVIGYGASSDAYHMVATHPEGRGAHQAMKSALRNAGITPEQVDVISAHATSTGVGDRSETYAIKQLFGEQAYQIPVTANKSMLGHMLGAAGGAEAIALVQMLREGIIPPTINLQQPDDDCDLDYVPDVARKADLQIGLSNSFGFGGHNAVIVLKKYE, encoded by the coding sequence ATGGAACGAGTTGTGATTACAGGGATGGGGATTGTTTCTCCTTTGGGAAATGATGTAGATACATTTTGGGGAAATTTAGTTAACGGACAATCGGGAATTGGTGCGATTGATGCTTTTGATACATCACGACAAAAAGCCAAAATTGCTGGAATTGTGCGTGATTTTGATGGTAATGCTTTATTTGGACGTAAAGAAGTTAGACGAATGGATCGTTTTGTTCAATTTGCTATCGCAGCGGCTGAACAAGCAGTCTCTCATTCAGGATTGAATCTGGAAGAAAGTGATCGAGAACGCATAGGCGTCTATGTTGGTTCGGGTACAGGAGGTATCCAATCACTACTTGATCAAGATCATATCTTAATAGAACGTGGCCCTGAACGAGTAAGTCCTACACTTGTACCGATGATGATTGCCAATAGCGCAGCAGCGATGATCAGTATCCGTCTAGGTACATGGGGTCCTACACTCTCCCCTGTCACTGCCTGTTCGATTGGCAATACAGCCATCGGTGAAGCGATGCGGATGATAGCTTATGGAGATGCAGATGTGATTATTGCAGGAGGAGCAGAAGCCGCGATCAATGAGGTAGCGTTGGCTAGCTTCGGGAACGCGACAGCATTGTCTACACGCAATGATGATCCAACCGCCGCAAGTCGTCCTTTCGATCAATCACGGGATGGATTTGTGATGGCAGAAGGAGCAGGGATTGTCATACTGGAATCGCTATCTCATGCTTCAGCGAGACAAGCGACTATTTATGCTGAGGTGATTGGTTACGGAGCAAGTTCAGACGCTTACCATATGGTAGCAACACATCCAGAAGGTCGTGGTGCTCATCAAGCGATGAAATCAGCTTTGCGAAATGCAGGCATTACTCCTGAACAAGTCGATGTTATCAGTGCACATGCCACGAGTACAGGCGTAGGAGATCGTTCAGAGACTTATGCGATTAAACAATTGTTCGGCGAACAGGCTTATCAGATTCCTGTTACTGCTAATAAATCGATGTTAGGGCATATGCTTGGCGCGGCTGGTGGTGCAGAAGCAATCGCACTGGTTCAAATGTTACGTGAAGGCATCATTCCGCCTACTATCAATTTGCAACAGCCCGATGATGACTGTGATCTGGATTATGTACCAGATGTCGCACGAAAAGCCGATCTTCAGATTGGATTATCCAACTCGTTCGGCTTTGGCGGTCATAATGCGGTTATCGTTTTGAAAAAGTATGAATAA